The DNA window aaatatattactttttttttcttctaatttttaaaaatttaaataataagaaaaaactgATAATTTAAATGGATTGAAAGAGCTGGAGGATGACAATACATGTTGTTATAGTGTCATTGTCAGAGTTGGATTACTAGTTGCAGACGATATTAAACTATTCAACGATGAAAAGGAAgcttaataattatttgtaaatattagttaaatggttagttgcaacattaattaattaattaattaagggcTCAGATATTGATGTGTTTGTATTcctatttttgtaattttatatgcatgtatttctatttcatttactaaaattatgtaattaataatGAGATTAAAATACTTGGGATGTAcacccaaaatatatatatatatatatatatatatatatatatatatatatatatatatatatatatatatatatatatatatatatatatatatatatatatatatatatataatatttaaattttactaaatgtgatattattttcttttttttttacaaactcACAATcactcaaatttttttatttgtccgttcatatgaataatattaattaaccaaataataattttaggtaaaaaaaaattcattatgaTTATAAGTTAagtataacttatttattttagattttgttgAGGATATATATTTCAAGgaataaaatcatattataatttaatttatgatttaaaactaattttatatcaaataaagtaTTAATTCAAAATAGACCGATTACCTACTGCCACTCTATGACAGTGATACGTAACAAAGTAATTAAACTAGTAAATAAAGacttcatttataaatatacttaaatttaaaaactattattttctatattaagTCTTTGAACCATTAAACtgttttgatttgaaaattttataaataataattcattaaacactaattttaatttaaatataaagtcttgtccaacggataaaaaaaatataggatTCTATTCTTACTAAGAAatccttaaattaaaattagtaaattatcaatcacattattaacatattttaacattatataactaaaaacatcatattaagttaattaattaaataaaaaattgttttaacatttattgattttcatattttgcaTTTTATAACATCAATTTAAAAGATAtcaaaaagtatttttttatatgatctCTAACGtgcaaacaaaaataatgtgattaatttgatctcGATCGAAAGAGAAATTCATGATAGTGAACCTAAATTTTTTGAGTATTGTCAAATTTTATAAGGGTTTATTTAAGGAACCATTTAAGGTCAAACCTAAATTGAATAGTATAACTTTTGATATTAGTACAACgcaaaaaaaatatgttggaGACTTGTTTTACGTTGGAAAAGGTTGATAAGGTCATTAAGGGACGTGGAAGTGATAGAGTACCAAGATGAGACGAGTTtactttgacttttttttaagaagGTGTGGCATTTCCTTAAGACTgaaattatagaaataattaatcatttttatcgattttcatcatttgataaGAGTTGAAACTCTACTTTTGATATATCTCATTCGAAAAGCTCCAAGACCTATTGATGTAAAATTTTTTATGCATATCAGTCTCATTTCGTCATTGTATAAGATTGTCGCAAAATGTTTTTTCAACAGGTTGCAGAGGGTGTTAGAGACGGTCATATATAGTAATTAGATGACGTTCATCAAAGGTTGTCAAATCTATGATGTCGTATTAATAGTCAATGAGTGCACTGACTCAGCTAATTCAAAAgatgaaaaatgtgtttttgtcaAGTTAAACATCGAAAAAGCATATGATCACGTCAATTGagagtttttatttaatgtaatggACAAAATGAGAATATGTGCGAAATGAATTAGTTGGATTAGATTTTTTCTGTCATTGTTAATAGGAGCTCTCGGAGATTTTTTGAGAGCTCTAGAGGGATCGAACATGGTGATTCACTCTCTTTTTTTCCGTCATTGTTATTAAAACTCTTTAAAAATGATGGTTTTCACAGAAACTCGGGACTCATCCGTGAAGTGAGTTGTGAGTCAAAAAGATATTATTTTGTCATATCACATTTGCTTTTCGCTGATCATACGCTCTAAATGGTTCAGGTTACTTGTAGGAATTTTAAACACCTTCGggatattttatagttattcgGTGTATGTTTCGGTTTTCGAGTTAATCTTAAAAAGTCAGACattgttttttaattcttttttcgAATAGATGAAGGATGAGGTTGACAAATGTGTCGGGGTTTAAAATTTGTGGTCTTCCATCAACATGTCTTGGTATGCCATTAGGTGCTAAATTACGATCCAAAGTCTCTTGGGACCCGATTGTCACTAAAATGGAATGTAATTGTCTAgatggaaaagtaaaataatttcgAATGAGGGTCGACTAATTCTCACTAAAAGTGTGTAAATTTGTATGGGGATCTtctaactcatcgttttgtcatctagttagttgggataatgttaaatgttttaaagattattcgagatcttattttttttaataagactcttctatcaaaatggtgcAATAGATTTGTAATGTAGTTAAATAGTTTTTGGACATCGATAATCAAATGTAAGTATAGTAATGATTGGTctggttggttcaccaaaatgtctaattatctagTGGGATGTAACATTTGGAAGggaatttattatttgttaaaaagtGTTCATGAGCAGTCTAGATTAATTGTGGGGGAggtttttcaattatattttgagacgacatttggtgtagtgtcaaaagtctagctacaaCGTATCATGACACCTTGCTTTCATTtttatatgtagaaatgtcatAGTTTAGGACATGTTTGATACTCAGTCTAATAGTTTCGCTAGCCGAATTATATATAGAAGAAGATAAACAATATGGAGATttcgtcccataatagagttttacttttggtaggacACAAGAAAGTGTTACCGtctgaacaagacgttatgcaTTGACAAGATATTGATAGTTTCCTTGTGGGCATTGTTACAAGTTGTTCTCTaagatgatttcatataaattttgttgggaaaaactttAAGAAGCAAATATTATATCTCATTTTTTGGATGGAGCGTTATTCATGGTAGAATTCTAACTGATGATATGTACATGAAAAATGTTGTATTGTggctagtcgtatgtgtcacaaagaggttgaatcgacaactcacttacttttgtattgttAAGGGGTAACTAGTATTTGAaatcttttgtggagtattattgagattcattgggtgatgtcAAGTTTTTAGGTAGTTGTTGAGAAGTTTTGATTGATGTGGCCGATAGACCTACATATTTGGATTatcatcctaattattttttgatagattacatagtttgagaaaaatcgttaaactttcaatgatcgtagtcgtccaatgcgtattattcataaaattattattatgacactTTATGAGATTAGTTCAGGAAAATTAGTAGAGTCTGTCAGAGAATTAATTGTTCTTTTTGAGAATTTACGAGTtcgataatttattaagtactatttttttatttttttattttcaggttatgcttttttttttttgataaatgattttttatttatttttaatatatatattatttttaaaaataatatcaattttaaaaataatatcaattttaaaaaaatgaaaaaaaatgacaacATTCAATCAAATTTACATTGGGTCTTCCTATCAACACTAAGCCCATCCCCTTACATTGGATCTGTTCATCAACCCAACACTTACATTGATGGATCCATCCATCCAAACGCTATAGCATTTCTTGTTTGAATAGCAATGATAATATTcaacaaaatttatttcattagaaataaaaagaaaagaaaatgatagaGTCAAAACCTCGACTCTGCACATCAGGCCGGACatataatgtaaaataataagataattaattattaattatttgaaacttGAATAATagtttacatatatataattaattgtaaacAAAAAGTGACAACATGCATCAACCAAACGAATCAAAGACAAAAACCTGATCATTTATTAAGGCAGATTTAAATAAGTAGTTAATTAGAATGAAGAGAAAAAGTATATCTATTTATTGATGGTTGATAATTATAGGATTGGCTGAATTCTTTTGAAATTCTGACAGAGTAATAAGCTTATTTCTGGTTTAATTCGGAGGAAAGAGTAAAAAGTTAAGAATTTTCAAAATGTGTGACATTTTAATATGAGACTTTTTCGAAGTTTGACTTCATGAACTAATTCGTCAATAGTCTAAAGAAGGAGGATTCGGTCGCGGATGCACATTGGTCGGGCTTTCTTCAGGCAAGAATTGACTGCCTCCCGGTAGCCAACCACCGCCTACGGATGCCGCctactaaaaaatattttctttaatcttTTTATCAACTTATACATTATATGTGTATTTTGAGTTTTATCTGAATATTTTGTCCTGAAATAAATCCGtataattaatctatataataattttaaaaataattgactcaaattattttaaaaatattataaaatagggGAATAAAAAAcgataaatcataaaatataatacatttatattcttaattagGATTGTAAACCAAATGGATATTTAAACCACTTAGAATGGCCTTTCCATCAACACCAAGCCCATCCCCTGACAATGGACCAGCCCATCAACCCAATATTGACATGGCGTTGAGcatttatattcatatttcatTCCTCACATTTTGGGTATGGATCCGCTGAATACTCCAAATAtccaatattataatatttttattctgaTTTTGACTTTGTTTTATGTGTGAATCGAGATGAATCGGTTATAATCactattcattttcaaatacaaACCcgaagaatattttatttttatctttatcatCGACCCAATTTGAATTATTCATCTCGATTCCATTTCAATCTGAAAATACTTGTTGATATTATATTTTCGGATACACATTGCATCTATGGAGAGAAACGGGTACTTACCCCGTCGAGGAGTGAAGTATCCTTCTTTAAACTCGATTTTCATTTAACTACCTGACCCGAACATGATGagtatctatatttatattccAACTCCGGTTCGTCGGATATCTGATCCCTGACGGATAGCTCATTACCcgttaaatatttataagattttagaTATTGACGAAGAATTTTGCATGTtccacatcatcatcatccatatatcaattaatatcttttaatttaattttatgattagtTAATTCGAATTGATCACCATGCGTAAAACTAAAACAAATTAGAGGAAAGGTGCCGCCATTGCATCATTGGACATGCTCATCACCACATAACATGCATGTCCGCCACGTCATCATAAGTTTGTTGAAAAGTAACCTCATAAGAAAGGACAGTCGGTGCGATTGGACATGCGTGCTTTTtctttatacatatatttaggattagtttgattcaacttattttttaaacttattttttaatatgttaaataagtTTGATAACATTATATTGATAGATATGAGCAATGTGTTTTCATAACATTGAGATAAAACAAGTTTTTAATCATTCAAATtactttaacaacttatttataattattgtttattatgTGCAATCAGACTAGTCCTTAATTGTTGTACATTTATCGTTCACCgaattacatattttatcttgAGTAATTCCTCTCActattaccatttttttttatatactttgGCTTTATGGCATTTCTAAAGATTAGTACAACTCATATGAgaaatcttaattattttaattttttataataaaaaaacattgtcACACTTGTTTTATATGGTTGGTCTCATTAGTACTAAATCTATTCATTTAATTTGTATTGACtatgatttgaaaataatgGCCTTTAAACTTATCTTATAATTTCTCATACATATATATGAGCTTCTCTTCACTTTCCTTTCTCAATTAATATTATGTATTCATTCAACCAAATACTATACATGGAGAATAATCATCACAACCGTGGCAACAACGAAAAACCTTATCGATGCAGTTTTTGCAAGAGAGGATTTCCAAATGCGCAAGCGCTTGGAGGGCACATGAACATCCATAGGAAAGAAAGAGCCAAACTCCGAGAAGATCAACTTATGATGAACGCCGATCATTCTCATTCACGTGAGCTTGAATTGAAGCTAGATGATCATCATTCAAGTAGTGATAAAACAATTATTCGGTCAAAATTAAGTCCTAAGAGAGAAGCGCCGGTTTTGATGATCAAGACTTCAACGGAAGAAAAGACCGAGGCCTTAAAAGAAAGGTGTGACGAcaacgatgaaaatatagaTAGAGTTTCACATTTAATTGTAGACAAGGATATTCGGATTGACCTTGAACTTCGATTAGGGTTACAAACATTGTTAAGGGATGCATGAGATCCAATGTCTTTAACTAATGATATGCATTTAGactttttttattagatatatgATCCATATATAGAACTTAATAAAGTTCATATATACATTATCACTTTTTAGTAATCCTATTTATTTTTgcttaaaaaatgaatattaatttatctttcagTATTGTAATATGACAGTGAACAAACTTTTTTTAAAGCACttttaataaatgaatgattttcacaaatttatgttttatagaaaaaaaaattcattattataCCATACATTTGCGTCTTCGTACTTTATTTTGtgattaacattttaattatatatatttttttaaatgtgtaaTCAGTTTTCTACATCTAAGAATGCAAAGTCTTgtaattaaatatgattaagGAGCTTATTAATTGGAGATTAAAGTTGAGAAAGATAGTTTTGTTACAAATGATTTTGGATGAATTTTCTCTATGTCCACAAACACAATTTGAtcccttaatttattttgaaatcataTATTGGTTCCACCATAAActctttttattgatttaaattttatctttaaagtatttttttatgatttatattcTAGATacctattatttttatatttacttgaacaattaaaaaatgacattttttagtttttatcttaaatttggAAATGAGCCCAATTCACACAAATCAACATGAGTTATGACTTAGGACACAACACGACTCATATAATGGACTGTGTTAGGCTTAGATTTTATGGTCCATGTGTACTTGTAATATTAGTACAAATAGAAGTACAATAGACTagataaattcaaaaaaataacatgtttgaaaaaagttatgaagtttaatgtttaaacaaaaataagataatattttttatttaaaaatcataatttcgAATTTATAATACATGTTATTATATTACTAGTAATTCACAGCACAATCACAACTAATTGttagtattaatatttattaagtatttgattaaacaaaaaaattgaataattcttatatacaattttttaacatttaaattaagacaataatttatatatttatcaaaagaaATATTAGAAGCAGATGTATAtacttatgttttattttacatttttttattggtattaaactatataattaacTCATCAGATAAAGAAGAGATATGAATAtaactcttatttttatttatagttaaaatttattaatatattataattgaaatcattataatagtAGAAAAAGCATATCAGGGAgacaataaataatttgattgaagTTGTTTTAGTTGGCCAAGCTGATAAAGTAcacatcaaaatatttatttaagcaGGGTCATGTTAGACTTATATTTTACAACATGCACCccaataataatacaaacaagatttgtcaaattttgacaaatcatatatttattaaatgtgttgtgttatattatataaacaaaataaagataaaacttatatttgttgaaattttaaatattttaatataacattttgactattttataattaactattatGTATCATCAATTCAATCCGATAAATTACACAATTAATCGGATTTATTGACAATGTTGAATTAgaatatcaaattattgaacACTGCACAAATATGACACAAATCACAACAAACACAAATTGCTTAAGCTCGATCTTGCTACATCGCCAAAATGCAAAAGTCTACATTATTCTATGAATTGCGTTTGTGATTTGTTGAAAAGATTATGATCAAAATTATTCGAGAATtctttttaacataattatctCAAAGGAATTTTTGAgcgttaaaatattattttgcatggatttatttataaaaaataaataagtcttTAAAAGTACAAAATTTTGTGCTTTTTAAGATGTATAACaccattataataaaaaaaatgtatttttttgtaACGTGTATTAGATTATTTAGTtagactaattaatttaaacaaattaaaaatcataaaatgaATATGCATTGCAATACAtcatttgttaaataaaactatttgtTTTTAGTTGTAATTTAACACAATTTGGAACATTTGGGaagtacaaattatataatcatTTCGGAAACACGCCAATTATATGTATAGATCAATCATCTATTACACAAACATCATCATGTCTTGTTAAGCGACCTATTCAAACTCGatctaaaatcaatttaatcgtCCAAACCAAACCGAATTAAGAtctattgttttattttgagttaACAGTCTCAATGACTCAATTAATAGGTCTGATTACATTTGGACCAGCGAGTAAACTTTATAAAATGAGATTAATCATTTTTGTTCCCTTTCTCTGAAATTTGGTAATTggtaacataattttttttatttataaataggtagataataaattaataacgtTTAAAATCGTTAAgacaaaatcttatttaatataattttaaaaataaataacccaaattgtaagatttgaaataaaatatccgaaattttaatttaactcaaataagGAACCTTAATTTGACtcccaaaaatatatatcattatcattaatatatgcATAAATGTCAATTTCAAATAGGATTGTTAAAATGATGTTTGGAAGGGGGGGTTGATCTagatttaaacaataaatttatatatttatttgaaaacatttttttttgtctaagtATCTTATTCGAATAAATTTACAGATATTGAGCAAATCAAATAAACATAACTGATTAAACataaacacattattattaattaagcaCACACTAATACTACATATACATAAGTTGGAACCATGAACCcaacaagaacaagaacaataaCAAGAACCAGAGTTTATTCTTCTAAACAGGAAATTAAACATGATCTTAGTTAGGCATCTGGTATGATGATGGGTTCAGTAGTGGCATAAGAGAGCCACTGAGGTGAAGAGACATGATCTCATTAGTGGATCCCATCAGCTTGCCTCCaagaaaatacaataaaaaataataatgaaatcatCATATTATCAGTAATAAACTACTAATCTTACAAATCATCCAAATATGACAACTTCAAGTTATTGGTTGAAAAACAAAGAAAGTTTTGTATATATCGAATGAGCATTTGCCTGAGGGAGCCATCAAGATGATGAGAAATGACATCTTTTGATGAGCCTATAAATTTACCACCTATGAACACAGCTGGGACAGACTTACAGCCTAGCCCACGAAGGGCTCCTTCCATTTCCTTCCCACTAATCTCCTGATCCAGTTCATGGATTGCAGGGCTTGCCCCAAGTTCATAAAATATAACCTTTATGCTATGGCACATGTAAGATCTCTTGGTAAAGATTACAGCAGCCTGCCTCGAAGCCAAATCACTAACCTTATCCATCTTAGTGGAAATGTGTCTAAAATATACtagaaaaaaagaataagaagaagaaagtaaTGGGTGTAAGTGAGATGTAACAGGAAGTGTTAGTTCAATGTTAGGATGTGACTTTAAGTTTTCATATATCTccttattttgaatttgtttaatcAAAAAATTACAAAAGGGAAAAGATCCTAGAGATTTTTTCTTTTAGATAAGAGAAACCGGCAGCAGGCCAGCAGCAAGATGATTAAGCAAAGCAAGCCACCTCAATTGATAGGCAGATTTAGCATTTTCGAAGAGTAGAacatagaataattaaaaaaaataataaagatgcACACTTGATCTTTCGAAAACGtaagaattaattaatcaattcagCAGATTGTGAAACCGACTAAATCCATAGTTGAACACTATTAAAATGCACCTAAATTAGAATAAGCATCTCTAGATATCTTTTGCATCAGAATATGAATCCTTTTTGACATACATACCAAGTGGTTTCCAAATTAATCATATCTAAAAAAGAATAGGATACATACCAAGtggttttcaaattaattaccCGAAAACTAAACTATATGAACACTTCAACATTGATGGGTGTGTAAATAAATATGAGTATTTCTTAATTTGAGGAAAAatcaaatgtgatttttttttttacataaatttgttagatgtcaaatataattttgtttttgttcccAAAAGATTGGAATTACACGAGGTTATTTGGaaatttaattcttttatttattataaaaatcacaaaaatatattaaaaattatagtcGACAAAAAGATCATTTTAAACCATTAACTAAATATTAGTAATATCTATTTGTTATTTGTTCCTGATCCCTAGCCCATTCttccaaaattttattttgacattTGAGAACTTCTCACaagttttcattaaatttttatttatttattaagtattttaatttaattaaatatatattcttaaatttgctaacattttttttattttaagatcttataagaaaaaaaaagagtaaacaaaaacatttaaactttaatatttaaattgttttaataatatccaaaattaatatctaaacaaatataataaaattattataatgttatatactaattattataatgttatatactaattatattagttaataaactcAATATAcgaaattatataattaaataaatattaaaattttacataaaaagtaattaaaataaatataaatattttatattttatattaaataattaatttataatt is part of the Impatiens glandulifera chromosome 1, dImpGla2.1, whole genome shotgun sequence genome and encodes:
- the LOC124910308 gene encoding glutaredoxin-C11-like; this translates as MDKVSDLASRQAAVIFTKRSYMCHSIKVIFYELGASPAIHELDQEISGKEMEGALRGLGCKSVPAVFIGGKFIGSSKDVISHHLDGSLRQMLIRYIQNFLCFSTNNLKLSYLDDL
- the LOC124910298 gene encoding transcriptional regulator TAC1-like, whose protein sequence is MENNHHNRGNNEKPYRCSFCKRGFPNAQALGGHMNIHRKERAKLREDQLMMNADHSHSRELELKLDDHHSSSDKTIIRSKLSPKREAPVLMIKTSTEEKTEALKERCDDNDENIDRVSHLIVDKDIRIDLELRLGLQTLLRDA